The nucleotide sequence CCGTGTACCGCGAAGCCGTGGAGCGCTGCGCACGACTGCTCGGGCCAGCGCTCGGGGCCGACGTGACGAAGGCGCTGCTCGGCCGGGGCTCGCTCGAACACACGTCCATCGTTCAGCCTGCGCTGTTCATCATGCAGTACGCGCTGGCCGAGCTGTGGGCGTCCCTTGGCGTGCGTCCGGAGGGGGTGCTCGGATTCGGAGCCAGCGAGCTCTCCGCCGCGTGTGTCGCGGGCGTGCTGAGCCTCGAGGATGCGCTGAGGCTCGCAGTCGAGCGAGGGGCGGGTGCGGCGGCGCAGGTGCGCTTCAGCCCACCGCGCTGCGTGTTCGCATCGACCGTGACGGGCGCGGTGGCGGCGCCCGGAGTGGTGGCGCACGCCGACTACTGGCGCCGGCAGGCGGGTGAGCCCGTGCGCTTCCCGCAAGCGCTGGAGGCACTGCGCGGCGCCGGGTTCGACACGTTCGTGGAGCTGGGACGGCAACCGGCGCTCATCGACCTGGGACGCAAGTGCCTTCCCGATGCGGCGGCGGTGACGTGGGTCGCGTCGCTGAAACCAGGGCGAGAGGAGGCACGAGGGATGCTCGAGGGGCTCGGGGAGCTCATCGCACGAGGCGTGCAGGTGGACCTCTCCGGCCTCCACCGGGGCGAGCGCGGCCCGCGCGTTCCGCTACCCACCTACCCATTCGCCAGGGAGCGCTACTGGTTGGAGGAGGCAGCGGCGGGGCAGGGGCCTCACCGCCAGGGTGCTCGCACCACGGGATTCCTCGGCACGCGGCGCGAGCTCGCAGGGGACGCCGTCTGCTTCGAGGCGAGCTGGAGGGGTTCCGAGGTCCCCTTCGCGAAGGAGCACCGGTTCGACGGCGGGCCCGCGTTCCCCTCCGCGGCTCAGCTGGTACGAGTGCACCGGGCCGCCGCACAGGTGATGGGCGGCGAGCTCGTCGAGGTGCAGCGCGTCCGGCTCCAGGCGCCACTGGCCGTGACGGACGCGCCCGGCGAACTCCAGAGCCAGCTGGTGCTCACCCCGACGAAGGACGGCTACGCGTTCGAGATCGCAAGCGCGCGCACGCCCGATGGAGACCTGCCGCCCGAGTGGAAGCGGCATGCCTCGGGGACGCTGTCATTCCCTCGAGGCTCCCCCGGGCCTGCGCCGGCCATCGCGACGGATGGGAACGAAGGGGCACGGCTCGGCGCCGAGCAGGTAGCCGCGCAGCTCCGGACGTGGGGGCATGAGCCCGGCCGACGACTGGAGTCCGTGTGGTCGAACGGGCGCGAGGTGGTGGCGCAGCTGCGCGCCGGGGGTGACGGGACGGGGTGGGACCCGCTTCTCCTCGAGACGTCGTTGCTGGCCGCCGCCTTCGTGAACGCCCCAGCCGAGGCTCGGGCGTTCTTCCCCGGCGAGCTTGCAAGTCTGGTCTTCGGCAGGCCGGCAGCGCCGGGCGACTTGCTGACGTGCACGGTGCGTCGGACAGCTGACGCCACTGCGGACGTGTGGCTCACGGATGGGAAGGGCCAGACCCGGCTGGAGGCAAGGGGCCTTCGCCTCGAGTGGATTGCGCGCGAGCGGCTGCCTTCCGCGCTGCGGAAGCGCGCCAGCGAGTCCGTGTACGAAGTGCGCTGGAGCCCTGCCGCCATCCCGCAGCAGGCCGAGGCCCCCGCGGGTGCCTGGTTGTTGCTAGCGGATGAAGGTGGCGTGGCGGACGCGCTCGCGGCGCACATTCGCGGCACGCCATCCGCCTCGGTCGTCATGGTCCGCCCGGGCGAGGCGTTCAGCGAAGGGGCCTGCGGCTTCCGAGTCCGCCCCGGTAAGGCTGCGGATTACACCCGCGTGCTCGAAGCGCTCCAGGCGGCCGGCGGGCCGCCGCTGACGCGCGTGGTGCACCTGTGGGCGCTGGACAGCCGGGAGGAGGAAGGCGCACTCAGCGAGGGGGCGAGCCGCGTCTCCTGGCCGGTGGTGGCGCTGGTTCAGGCACTCGCCAAAGCCAGCACGCGAGCTCGCGTGCACGTCGTGACGCGAGGGGCGCAGGCTGTCCATGCTGGCGAGTTGCCCACCCCCGCGCAGGCGGCGCTGTGGGGGCTGGGACGCGTCGTGGCGGATGAGCTCGCGTCACTGTGGGGAGGGATGCTGGACCTGGAGGCTCCGGGTGTCCCGGAGGACGCCGAGTGGCTGTACCGCGCGGTGCTCGGCGGCAGCTGGGCGCAAGGTGCCGCGCTCCGCGGTGGGGGCTGGCATACGCCACGGCTCGCGCGCACAGAATCGGTGCACGCAGCGCCGGTGACGTTCCGACGGGACGCGAGCTACCTGCTGACGGGAGGCGCCGGCGCGCTGGGGCGGGCCGTTGCCACGTGGATGGCGGACCAGGGCGCACGCTGTCTCGTCCTCGCGGGGCGGAGTGCCGGCAGCCAGGAGGCGCTCGCGCTCGAGCAGGAGCTCGCGGCGCGTGGTGTCCGTGTCGTGCTGGAGCGTGCCGACGTGGCTCGCCGCGAAGAGGTGCAGGCGCTGTTGTCACGGATGGCGGCGCGGCTGCCGCCGCTCCGGGGCGTGGTGCACGCAGCGGGCGTGTTGGAGGACGCGCTGCTGGTGAACCAGGACCCTTCCACGTTCGCGCGGGTGCTGGCCCCCAAGGTGGCCGGCGCGGTCCACCTCGATGAGCTCACGCGGCAGCGGCCGTTGGACTTCTTCGTGAGCTTCTCGTCCATCGCGGCGCTGCTCGGAAATGCGGGGCAGGGTGCGTATGCCGCGGCGAACTCCTTCCTCGACGCCTTCGCCGCAACCCAGCGTGCGCGGGGGCTCCCGGCGCTCACGGTGAGCTGGGGGACGTGGCAGGTCGGCATGGCCGCGACCGCTGCTGCGACGCGCAAGCACTGGCTCCAGGCCATGGCCCCCGAGCTCGGCGTCGACATCCTCGGACGTCTGATGCGCGGCGACCGCGCGTGGGCGCTCGCCATGACCGCGGACTGGTCCTGCTACGAGGACGGGAACGCGGTGCGGGCGCTCCTGGTGGAGGACCTGACGCCAGGTGGAGCGGCGAAGTCGACTCCGACTCCGCAGGTGCAAAGCCCCGTGGCGTCCACGGAGCCTCCGCTCGTGAGCGCACTGCGCCAGGTCGCTTCGACACGGCACGAGGAGTTCCTGCTGGACCACGTGAACCGGATCGTCCGCACCGTGCTCCTGCTGGACGAGGCCATCCCCGTCTCGCCCACGCGGAATCTGGACGAGCTCGGGCTGGACTCACTGCTCGCGGTGGACCTGGTGAATGCGCTGCGTGCCGAGACGGGCCTGCCACTCCCCGTCACCTTGCCCATGGAGCACCCGAACACCGCCGCCATTGCTCGCTACATCCACCGGAGCCTGGAGGCGTCAGCCGCGACGTAGGACGTGTGGCCAGGCTCTGCGGGAGCCTCACGGCGCTCACCGTGAGCCTGGTCATGCGACCTCCTGGAGTCCCGGTGCCGCTTCCGGCTCCTCGTGTGCCAGCGCCTCCCGCATCCGCCGCGCGTCCGCCACGAAGCTCCGTGAGGCCAGGTGGATGAACAGCGAGGTGAACAGGAGCATCACCGGGATGAGGAGCATGGCGCTGTGCAGCCCCGTCGCCTTGAAGGCCTCCGTCACCTCGGCGGCCCCTGCCTCCCGCATCGCGGCCACGGTGAAGGCGTCGGAGAGGCCGCCCACCACCGCCGGGCCCAGGGCGCCGCCGAGCACGTACATCCCCGCGAAGTAGAGCGCCACCGCGCGGGCCCGCAGGCGCGGCTCCACCACGTCGTGGATGGCCGGGTAGACGCTCGTGTAGTAGTTGTAGACCCCGAGCCAGCCCAGCCCGAAGCACAGGGCGAACAGCGGCACCGACACGTTGCCCGCGAGCAGGGCGGCTCCCGTGCCGAGCGCGCCCACCAGCAGGCTGACCGCCCCGAGGGTGAGGCGTCCCCGCTCGGACCGCGCATGCACCCGGTCTGCGACCCAGCCACCCAGCGTCAGCCCCACCAGCCCGGTGACGCCGGTGATGAAGCCCGTCACCACCGCCGCCTGTACCAGGGGCAGCCCGAAGTAGCGCTGCAGCAGCGGCACCAGGAAGCCATTGCCCGCGTACGTGGCGAAGTTGAGCGTCACTCCGGACAGGATGATCCAGGTGAGCGTGCGGATGCGCAGCAGGGTGCGGATGGGCTGCGCCACGGGCTGCTGAGAGACGCGAGTCAGCTCGCTGGCCCCGCGCTGCGGCTCCCGGATGAAGAAGAGGAAGATTGCCAGCACCATGCCCGGCAGCGCGGCGATGAGGAAGGGGGCGCGCCAGGAGCCGAAGGCCGTCACCATGCCGCCCACGGTGAAGAAGGCCAGCACCAGCCCCATGGGCAGCCCCAGCATGTAGATGCCCGTGGCACGCGCCCGCCGGCTCGCGGGGTACATGTCGGAGATGAGCGAGCTGGCCGCGGGAGCGTAGCTGGCCTCGCCGACTCCGACGCCGAGGCGCAGGAGAAAGAAGGACCAGTAGTTCCACGCCAGGGCGTTGAGCCCGGTGAATGCGCTCCACACCAGCAGGCCCCAGCCGAGCACCTTCCGCCGGGAGCCGGTGTCGGCCAGCTTTCCGAGGGGAATGCCGGCAATGGCGTACACGAGGGTGAAGGCCGCGGAGACCAGTCCCAGCTCCAGGTCGCTCAGGCCGTACTCCTTGCGGAGGGGCTCGATGACGATGGCCGGGATGGTGCGGTCGAAGAAGTTGAGGAGGTTGGCGAGGAAGAGCAGGAAAAGGACCCTGCCCGCATTGACCGTCTGACCGTCAGCGACATTGCTCAAGGCGACCTCCGCTGTGACTCCGGTGACCTGCAACCTCCGCTGCGAGCCCTTTGACCGCTAGAACGCCTCCACGGGCATCCCCGCGTAGCTGTCCTCGTTGCCGCGGATGAGCTGCGCGAGCGGCGCGCAGCGCGGCAGCTCGGTGCGCAGCCAGTACGCCGCCGCGCGGCGCTTGCCTTCGTAGAAGGCCGTGTCGGTGGCACCCGCGCCGCGGCGCAGCGCCTCCTCGGCCACCGCTGCCTGCTCCAGCCAGCGCCAGGCCACCGCGTGCGTGCTGAAGAGCTCCAGGTAGTGTGCGCTGTGGCGCAGCATGCCCTCCACATCCCCGGCCAGGCCGCGGCTGGCGACCTCCATCGTCAGGGTGGTGAGCCCGTCCGTGGCCGCCGCCAGCGCGTCGCACTGCGCGGCCTCCACCCCGGCCGCGCGCGCCCGCTCCACCGTGCGCGCCACCTCCTCGGCGTACAGCCGCAGCGCCTCGCCGCCACCGGCCACCGCCTTGCGCCCCAGCAGGTCCAGCGACTGGATGCCGCTCGTGCCCTCGTGAATCGTGTTCAGCTTCTGGTCGCGCAGCCACGCCTCGGGCATGTACTCGCTCGTGTAGCCGTAGCCGCCGTGCACCTGCACGCTCAGGGCGTTGGCCTCGAAGCCCTTCTCCGAGGGGAACGTCTTCGCCACGGGCGTCAGCAGGTCCAGCAGGAGCGAAGCCCGGGCACGCGCGTCCTCGCTCTCCGCGTGGTGGCTGAGGTCTCCCTGCAGCGCGGTGTAGGCCAGCAGGGAGAGGCTGCCCTCGACGATGGCCTTCTGCCGCAGGAGCATGCGCCGCACGTCCGCGTGCTCGACGAGGGGCACCGGGGGACTCGCCGGGTCCCTCGTCGTGAGGGGCCGCCCCTGCGTGCGCTCCTGCGCGTAGGCGAGCGCTTCGTGATAGGCGGCGGACGCGGTGGCGCACGCGGTCATGCCCACCATCAGGCGTGCCTCGTTCATCATCTGGAACATCTGCGGGAGGCCCCGGCCGGCCGTGCCCACCAGCCAGCCGTGGCAGTCGCCGTCCTCGCCGTAGTTGAGCGCGAGGCTGGGCAGGCCCCGCCAGCCAATCTTGTGGATGACGCCCGCGACATTCACGTCGTTGGGCACCAGCTGGCCGTCCGGCCCCGGCCGGCGCGCGGGCACGGCGAAGAGGCTGATGCCCTTGGTTCCCGCGGGCGACCCGTCGATGCGCGCGAGCGTCAGGTGCACCGTGTTCTCGGCGAAGTCCTGGTCCCCACCCGAGATGAAGATCTTGCTGCCACGGATGCGGTACGTGCCGTCCGGCGCAGGCGTGGCGGTGGTGCGCACGTCCGCGAGGCTGCTGCCCGCCTGCGGCTCGGTGAGGGCCATGGTGCCCGTCCAGCGGCCCTCGTACATGGGCTGCATGAAGGCGTCCTTCAGGCTCGCGTCACCAAAGGTCTCCAGGAGGTGCGCGGCGCCCGTGGTCAGCCCGATGAAGCCGTGGGCCGCGAGATTGCCCGCCATGAGGTACGCGTTGGCCACCGAGTAGACGGTGACGGGCAGGCCCTGGCCGCCCACCGCCTCGGGCCGCGCGGCGCTGAGCAGGCCGAGCTCCGTCATGGCACGCCAGAGCGCCCCCATGCGCGGGTGCAGGCGCACGCGGCCCTCGCGCAGCACGGGGGGCTCCGCGTCCATGGGCCGGTAGAGCGGAAACAGCTGCTCGCGAGCGAGGCGCCGGCAGCTGTCGAGGAACAGCTCGAAGCCCTCGCGGCTGTGCGCCGTGAAGGCGGGCAGGCGCGTGAGGCTCTCGGCGTCCAGCACTTCGAAGAGGTGGAAGGCGACGTCTCGGTCCGACAGGAGGGGATTGGGTCGGGTGGAAGCCATGGCAGCCTCGAGGGTGGGAGGGATGGGCAGCAGTGGATGGGAGGGGGCTCACGTCCCCCCGAGAAGCACGCGAATGGCCGCGGCGGCCTGGTCCACCGCGGGCTCGCGGCCGCTGATGACATCCGCGTAGACGAAGGCCTCCGCGAGCCGGACGATGACGAAGGCGAGCGTGTCCAGCGGCAGGGTGGGCCGCAGGTGGCCCGCGGCGACCTGCTCCTCGAGCCCCGCGCGCGTGGCTTCGATGTTGTGGCTCTGGACCGTGCTGCTCTTCGAGGTGAGCACGCGGAGCGCGTACTCGGGGTCGCGCTCGATGAAGCGGCGCAGCGGAGGGAAGGAGAGGGTGGCCCGCATCACGCGCTCGCACACCTCCGCGACGTACGCGGGCCCGTGTCCCTTCACCTCGGCGCGGGCTCGCTCGATGAAGGGCTGCTGCACCGACCAGATGATCTCCCCGAGGAGCAGCTCCCGGCTGCCGACCCAGCGGAAGAGCGTGGCGCGGCCCACGCCCAGCTCGTCCGCCAGCGCGCCCATGTCGATGCGCTCACTGGCGAGCCACTTGCGCCGCGCCAGCCGGAAGGCGTCCAGCGGGGTGGCGCGCGCACGCTCCTCGGCGCCCGCGAGCACGCGCGACAGCCGTGTCGTCTTCGAGGGCGCTTGTCGCGCTGAGGTGGTGGAGCGTCGTCTGGAGG is from Pyxidicoccus xibeiensis and encodes:
- a CDS encoding type I polyketide synthase; the encoded protein is MNEALQAISDILAELTPEDRAALAAMVGKAPSPIAIVGIGCRFPGGADDPERFWEFLRAGTDAVREVPRERWNVDDYYDPDPQAPGKMVTRYGTFLDEVDRFDAPFFEISGREAQLMDPQQRLLLQVGWEALESAGLPPEGLKGRAVGVFVGSCTHDYEILAQRRGPERFEAHSVTGGMSSVLAGRLSHFLGLHGPSLTVDTACSSSLVALHLACQSLRGGESDVALAAGVNLLLAPESMVMLSRLGALSPDGRCKSFDIRANGFARGEGCGVVVLKRLPDALAAEDRIFAVIRGSAVNHDGRSTGLAAPNAQAQKAVITEALSNAGVRPEQVGYIEAHGTGTPLGDPIEVDALKELFASRKDGSKCGLGSVKTNLGHLEAAAGIAGIIKAALSLQHEAIPPHLHFTELNPRIQLAGSPFSIPTSLQPWKRASAPRIAGVSSFGLSGTNAHIVLEEAPVREQRPVSAGRPVQLLTLSAKSSASLRELARRYAALLEASGGAALADVARSTHLGRALLSHRLAVVAERREEAQEALSAFATGKPSPTVVSGEASASRRPRVAFLFTGELAPLTATGRTLYETEPVYREAVERCARLLGPALGADVTKALLGRGSLEHTSIVQPALFIMQYALAELWASLGVRPEGVLGFGASELSAACVAGVLSLEDALRLAVERGAGAAAQVRFSPPRCVFASTVTGAVAAPGVVAHADYWRRQAGEPVRFPQALEALRGAGFDTFVELGRQPALIDLGRKCLPDAAAVTWVASLKPGREEARGMLEGLGELIARGVQVDLSGLHRGERGPRVPLPTYPFARERYWLEEAAAGQGPHRQGARTTGFLGTRRELAGDAVCFEASWRGSEVPFAKEHRFDGGPAFPSAAQLVRVHRAAAQVMGGELVEVQRVRLQAPLAVTDAPGELQSQLVLTPTKDGYAFEIASARTPDGDLPPEWKRHASGTLSFPRGSPGPAPAIATDGNEGARLGAEQVAAQLRTWGHEPGRRLESVWSNGREVVAQLRAGGDGTGWDPLLLETSLLAAAFVNAPAEARAFFPGELASLVFGRPAAPGDLLTCTVRRTADATADVWLTDGKGQTRLEARGLRLEWIARERLPSALRKRASESVYEVRWSPAAIPQQAEAPAGAWLLLADEGGVADALAAHIRGTPSASVVMVRPGEAFSEGACGFRVRPGKAADYTRVLEALQAAGGPPLTRVVHLWALDSREEEGALSEGASRVSWPVVALVQALAKASTRARVHVVTRGAQAVHAGELPTPAQAALWGLGRVVADELASLWGGMLDLEAPGVPEDAEWLYRAVLGGSWAQGAALRGGGWHTPRLARTESVHAAPVTFRRDASYLLTGGAGALGRAVATWMADQGARCLVLAGRSAGSQEALALEQELAARGVRVVLERADVARREEVQALLSRMAARLPPLRGVVHAAGVLEDALLVNQDPSTFARVLAPKVAGAVHLDELTRQRPLDFFVSFSSIAALLGNAGQGAYAAANSFLDAFAATQRARGLPALTVSWGTWQVGMAATAAATRKHWLQAMAPELGVDILGRLMRGDRAWALAMTADWSCYEDGNAVRALLVEDLTPGGAAKSTPTPQVQSPVASTEPPLVSALRQVASTRHEEFLLDHVNRIVRTVLLLDEAIPVSPTRNLDELGLDSLLAVDLVNALRAETGLPLPVTLPMEHPNTAAIARYIHRSLEASAAT
- a CDS encoding spinster family MFS transporter; translated protein: MSNVADGQTVNAGRVLFLLFLANLLNFFDRTIPAIVIEPLRKEYGLSDLELGLVSAAFTLVYAIAGIPLGKLADTGSRRKVLGWGLLVWSAFTGLNALAWNYWSFFLLRLGVGVGEASYAPAASSLISDMYPASRRARATGIYMLGLPMGLVLAFFTVGGMVTAFGSWRAPFLIAALPGMVLAIFLFFIREPQRGASELTRVSQQPVAQPIRTLLRIRTLTWIILSGVTLNFATYAGNGFLVPLLQRYFGLPLVQAAVVTGFITGVTGLVGLTLGGWVADRVHARSERGRLTLGAVSLLVGALGTGAALLAGNVSVPLFALCFGLGWLGVYNYYTSVYPAIHDVVEPRLRARAVALYFAGMYVLGGALGPAVVGGLSDAFTVAAMREAGAAEVTEAFKATGLHSAMLLIPVMLLFTSLFIHLASRSFVADARRMREALAHEEPEAAPGLQEVA
- a CDS encoding acyl-CoA dehydrogenase; its protein translation is MASTRPNPLLSDRDVAFHLFEVLDAESLTRLPAFTAHSREGFELFLDSCRRLAREQLFPLYRPMDAEPPVLREGRVRLHPRMGALWRAMTELGLLSAARPEAVGGQGLPVTVYSVANAYLMAGNLAAHGFIGLTTGAAHLLETFGDASLKDAFMQPMYEGRWTGTMALTEPQAGSSLADVRTTATPAPDGTYRIRGSKIFISGGDQDFAENTVHLTLARIDGSPAGTKGISLFAVPARRPGPDGQLVPNDVNVAGVIHKIGWRGLPSLALNYGEDGDCHGWLVGTAGRGLPQMFQMMNEARLMVGMTACATASAAYHEALAYAQERTQGRPLTTRDPASPPVPLVEHADVRRMLLRQKAIVEGSLSLLAYTALQGDLSHHAESEDARARASLLLDLLTPVAKTFPSEKGFEANALSVQVHGGYGYTSEYMPEAWLRDQKLNTIHEGTSGIQSLDLLGRKAVAGGGEALRLYAEEVARTVERARAAGVEAAQCDALAAATDGLTTLTMEVASRGLAGDVEGMLRHSAHYLELFSTHAVAWRWLEQAAVAEEALRRGAGATDTAFYEGKRRAAAYWLRTELPRCAPLAQLIRGNEDSYAGMPVEAF
- a CDS encoding QsdR family transcriptional regulator, translated to MPSRRRSTTSARQAPSKTTRLSRVLAGAEERARATPLDAFRLARRKWLASERIDMGALADELGVGRATLFRWVGSRELLLGEIIWSVQQPFIERARAEVKGHGPAYVAEVCERVMRATLSFPPLRRFIERDPEYALRVLTSKSSTVQSHNIEATRAGLEEQVAAGHLRPTLPLDTLAFVIVRLAEAFVYADVISGREPAVDQAAAAIRVLLGGT